A stretch of the Desulfobacter sp. genome encodes the following:
- a CDS encoding EF2563 family selenium-dependent molybdenum hydroxylase system protein — MKELQRYRAQGIGVKGEGDLATGICHRLFKSGFKQIFIIETHAPTVLRRNTAFASAMFENKSQVEKIAGVKIQDASQIKHIWHQGQIPVLADPEWKAVNQISPHVLVDAILAKKNLGTSILDADLVIGLGPGFSAGRDVHLVIETQRGHDLGRIITQGCALANTSEPEAVMGISSHRLIRAPGPGKFISTANIGAWVVQGQEVGHVDGKPVLTKISGVIRELVHDGTTVVLGKKIGDVDPRGKIRHCHTISDKARSLGGSVLEAILEQFNPR, encoded by the coding sequence ATAAAAGAGTTACAAAGATATCGGGCCCAGGGGATTGGGGTCAAAGGCGAGGGAGACCTGGCCACGGGCATTTGTCACAGGTTATTCAAATCCGGATTCAAACAGATATTTATCATAGAAACCCATGCTCCCACCGTTCTGAGACGAAACACAGCCTTTGCCTCGGCTATGTTTGAAAACAAGTCCCAGGTGGAAAAGATTGCCGGGGTCAAAATCCAAGACGCGTCTCAAATCAAACACATCTGGCACCAGGGTCAAATCCCCGTGCTTGCCGATCCCGAATGGAAGGCTGTGAACCAAATCTCACCCCATGTGCTGGTGGACGCCATACTGGCCAAAAAAAACCTGGGCACCTCTATTTTGGATGCAGACCTGGTCATTGGTCTTGGACCCGGCTTTTCTGCCGGCCGGGATGTTCATCTGGTCATTGAAACCCAGCGGGGTCACGATCTTGGACGGATCATCACCCAAGGCTGCGCCCTGGCCAATACATCCGAGCCTGAAGCGGTGATGGGCATCAGTTCTCACCGGCTCATCCGGGCCCCGGGCCCGGGCAAATTTATCTCCACGGCCAATATCGGGGCATGGGTGGTTCAGGGCCAGGAGGTCGGCCATGTGGACGGCAAGCCTGTCCTCACAAAAATTTCAGGGGTGATCCGGGAACTTGTCCATGACGGGACAACGGTTGTTTTGGGCAAAAAAATCGGTGATGTGGATCCCAGGGGAAAGATCCGACACTGCCATACGATTTCAGACAAGGCCAGGTCCCTTGGCGGCTCGGTTTTAGAGGCAATCCTTGAACAATTCAACCCGAGATAA